Proteins encoded by one window of uncultured Draconibacterium sp.:
- a CDS encoding GRP family sugar transporter: MILVHNYGLALFFFFVSMVCWGSWANTQKLAARTWRFELFYWDLTLGLLLAATVAAFTFGSMGTEGRTFIQDLAQADSSSIFNAMLGGIVWNLGNILLTAAIAVAGMSVGFPIGGGLAWILGIVFNFVLVILDKGKPEGNVTLLFIGVAVIIVAIYLSMLSYKRLAQKQEKASAKGILLSVGAGLLIAFFYGLVVKSLDNSFVSGGAGNLTPYTGVFFFAVGVTVSTPIFNPIFMKFPVEGEPVKMKEYFKGDLKTHSVGVLGGLIWMTGMVVSFMSAGSANPAISYALSNAAPVVAILWGVFVWKEFKGAPKGTNALLATMFVLFLVGLVLISMSNS; this comes from the coding sequence ATGATACTCGTTCATAATTATGGCCTGGCACTGTTTTTCTTTTTTGTGTCAATGGTATGTTGGGGATCTTGGGCCAATACGCAAAAGCTGGCAGCCCGCACCTGGCGTTTCGAACTTTTTTACTGGGATTTAACGCTCGGGTTGTTGCTTGCGGCAACTGTTGCAGCATTTACTTTCGGTAGTATGGGAACCGAAGGCCGTACTTTCATCCAGGATCTGGCACAAGCCGATAGCAGTAGCATTTTTAATGCAATGCTTGGAGGAATTGTCTGGAACCTCGGTAATATTCTGTTAACAGCAGCAATTGCAGTTGCCGGAATGTCGGTTGGCTTTCCGATTGGCGGAGGTTTAGCCTGGATACTTGGAATTGTTTTCAACTTTGTTCTGGTAATTCTGGATAAAGGAAAACCTGAAGGAAATGTTACGCTACTGTTTATTGGTGTTGCGGTAATTATTGTTGCCATTTATTTGAGTATGCTGTCGTATAAACGTCTGGCACAGAAACAGGAGAAAGCATCTGCAAAAGGTATTCTGTTGTCGGTTGGCGCTGGTTTGTTGATCGCATTCTTCTACGGATTGGTAGTAAAATCACTTGATAACAGCTTTGTTTCTGGTGGAGCAGGAAATCTTACTCCGTATACCGGTGTATTCTTTTTTGCAGTTGGAGTTACTGTAAGTACGCCAATTTTCAACCCGATATTTATGAAATTCCCTGTTGAAGGAGAGCCTGTAAAAATGAAAGAATATTTCAAAGGCGACCTTAAAACGCACTCTGTTGGTGTTTTGGGTGGATTGATCTGGATGACAGGTATGGTGGTAAGTTTTATGTCGGCAGGAAGTGCCAATCCGGCAATATCATATGCACTTAGTAATGCAGCACCGGTTGTAGCTATTTTGTGGGGCGTGTTTGTATGGAAGGAGTTCAAGGGAGCTCCGAAGGGTACAAATGCCTTGCTGGCGACCATGTTTGTGTTAT